From Streptomyces marianii, the proteins below share one genomic window:
- a CDS encoding DUF3560 domain-containing protein: MTTTTVPMPVAEALAEGAPKNLGALAGAATGRGWGAMVERNGDAWTLVITGVSRTERYTWRAGKWVSSNPRGYRAALAHYRAEADGAATVAKSSEAPVTADGGTAAMGAAVAAGKDAREALSEIGTLANRAESLAQEAAEWSTEADDAATVARVEESWAECEDVAGLIGRTEIRARKYDSEDARPASGLVKEGAALLRRVLRARRTLSDAAIAARGDDSAESVCDEWSAIVFKAEEDARECLGRIEDASDQAWESVEACESRAEAVCRKCECLIVPGVDGNGRKDMNLGSCGCRAIMAATLADGGSVHQNADDVRIGRLLASDCGWEVSAGQLALIGDESGALESLADAARYDVDTVDEGAQERRTAVAAAEQRTARERECERPAEAAAAECRAFASIADDHASRAGEAYDVTAHVARYTRSAYDMRPVDCLPDAEADTVRAALRRIDRRAIRANACASRARYDAWCNPQDDPEYARQCAERARILADAAERDARRAGELFAYAEYATEAELWAEREADRERERAEAARIDGGYALGEPRKVEGDARATLPVGSLVNVPGRGSWVRVVRVRLDGSGACVVDGTEVIGDVPGRGHARVPVDYSTPDSGAWVVAQVAGEGAPVRARTAVDAAQGGPTGETAPEGDQRAEEPQSRELDADTSKNDSAPGGEGGFSRELDAYASKERPAVLPDVVSDPGGVDGWETDGGAVEVLPVICHGKGGGVFPVAFRGPYEGTVRVSRAWLTERARRALTVARERLTVAEEYAETCAAWRRDAYDLHQEVRRSAGVLGERVAVHYETSGGWSERAREASWAADRRRMDARAAVRRCERELSGLEEEATEPGRRSQSARAFLARAVSGDVPAGRGAWVSADGGTAVMFELPADAGVNPDMELAPGMAERRAFVDLLADAVSARDEGRALIGRDLPSKKTHGRTGGIEKGQASASVKALVQLWKAPKIPAAGKAPTAAQLEDWQDGYAGAPVVAETEAAPGVWLPMAAVAFAETATANGWTVAMQRQGATVTVRAGGRATGKVPGEVRAVWSAGLYDVTASGAWVDGVRLDIVATLHAVNATISQECKAPGVLAEDARPDAHADAVDLDGWEGEGGALAREGGELPPPAPRDEMSARAADVVSDPSGVDVWEAEGGAVPGVAVPRGVAQFRELDANTSKSDSTPGGEGGLSRELDACASNMTPGEEAEAADIVIRHTHEDGTTVEGSARGDGVWEALRSLGWTYRRTPGIFIRGSRYKGADRWKINRAADAVRALGLSCAVVIEETMSFAEREAARVDAAEDRAQRYADRAGRAAASSQSARDTSDRIGERFWMGQPILVGHHSEGRARRDQERMHNAMRKSIAEGERAGYWASRAAAADAYERYRKNPGRTLRRIEKLEAERRGVLRERDGVDDKGRTADVWRREPSEARREELTRRLAEYDEELTYWAETIKEAERRGFKVWGRADFLKGDFVRWRGSWYEVTRVNAKTVTVPHIHAAYDGGAVGAVGGCRVVTRAATAETRHKGSTYTLPYDEVSGRMSAEQMRAALAGEEIPADPRDVTPEPAPEAAEAERAAEHQDQAAPAPVAPAAMVSAPAPAGVSDPGTAAAWEGDGGAVPGVAAPRPVAQFRELDANASNEGAAPGGVGGFSRELDANASTNAAGSAAEGAPVAPVPQDGAALRDALIAAHGNEDAMRAADWWCDSHCVTCADGRECADCETCTAFAAPWPARWARRRVAGAPERQVHICHGPGGMSEGQRLALGGDDSADVDAVGIEIEADAAATARAAGYTIIHADVRTVDPRHPVLMTVERLHFSTPCPTISRGGKGSGVKPAEVERFMDVMFHAAEWLGHIEVEDVCQDYGGPHDYEPQQEGDKYREAAWDPDAYEGSWQMVCGTHDEDTDECGDDCTQWIETQHCMSGRAAAAGTPDEFRAAALEACADQRTALMAEVLLWPMVMIKGGGALQSVTMEQSDNLMKSAAPLCAAIETELRESLEFDWVSFQVECASRYGAASRRSRTWMVAVRDGEPAGAVCTADRDEVRAYEAGLWGGRKDKIPANRPDMAYRVDFLGGRQPLPALTVAQALGWDSGLVVDTRGVRGIDPKTGRPKGGGSFSADVVSQCVTATWYGATLRRADEPQGCASLGKAFTQQQLALLVGFRWDYPWQHVGRGVGIRNMAQMAADAVSPFMGMAVTGATVKRARRVWYRRALAYQRALYAFAEQLWTDEQRALVADHVRSGDVQAQAGAHGFPRVQVPPMLPAPPVRLMLERGPVRLELPPGSQVLADTRVTLDGRAHGAAARPSARRAPVAAPVRGMLAAAPGAGGAAPREPHSAAAAAPVGGPLSGPAEARGNRGVPAGHSTRQGATRQGTRQGTRQPSGGAERALPTGGLGRTLPRSGGRAPPSSARPRAGRDRRRHFPRT; the protein is encoded by the coding sequence ATGACCACCACCACAGTCCCGATGCCCGTTGCCGAGGCTCTCGCCGAGGGGGCCCCGAAGAACCTTGGTGCGCTCGCCGGCGCGGCTACCGGCCGTGGGTGGGGTGCCATGGTGGAGCGGAACGGGGACGCGTGGACGCTGGTCATCACTGGCGTTTCCCGTACGGAGCGCTACACGTGGCGCGCGGGCAAGTGGGTGTCGTCGAACCCGCGCGGCTACCGCGCGGCACTCGCCCACTACCGGGCCGAGGCGGACGGCGCGGCGACGGTCGCCAAGTCTTCCGAGGCTCCGGTCACGGCGGACGGCGGAACGGCGGCCATGGGCGCGGCTGTTGCTGCGGGCAAGGATGCGCGGGAAGCACTGTCGGAGATTGGCACGCTCGCCAACCGTGCCGAGTCGCTCGCGCAGGAAGCGGCGGAGTGGTCGACCGAGGCGGACGACGCTGCCACGGTGGCGCGTGTCGAGGAGTCTTGGGCCGAGTGTGAGGACGTGGCCGGACTGATCGGCCGTACGGAGATCAGGGCCCGGAAGTACGACAGTGAGGACGCGCGTCCGGCGTCCGGTCTGGTCAAGGAAGGTGCGGCGTTGCTGCGCCGAGTGCTGCGGGCCCGCCGGACGCTGTCTGACGCTGCGATTGCTGCCCGTGGGGACGACTCGGCCGAGTCCGTGTGTGACGAGTGGAGCGCGATCGTGTTCAAGGCCGAGGAGGACGCGCGCGAGTGCCTCGGCCGGATTGAGGACGCGTCAGATCAGGCGTGGGAGTCGGTTGAAGCGTGCGAGTCGCGCGCCGAGGCTGTTTGCCGGAAGTGCGAATGCCTGATCGTGCCCGGGGTGGACGGGAACGGCCGCAAGGACATGAACCTTGGTTCGTGCGGGTGCCGCGCGATCATGGCCGCAACGCTCGCCGACGGTGGGAGCGTTCACCAGAACGCCGACGACGTCCGTATCGGGCGCCTGTTGGCGAGTGACTGTGGGTGGGAAGTTTCGGCCGGTCAACTCGCCCTGATCGGGGACGAGTCGGGGGCCCTTGAGTCTCTGGCGGACGCTGCCCGGTACGACGTTGACACGGTCGACGAGGGAGCGCAGGAACGGCGTACGGCCGTAGCGGCGGCGGAGCAGCGTACGGCGCGTGAGCGCGAGTGTGAGCGTCCGGCGGAAGCTGCGGCGGCGGAGTGCCGCGCGTTCGCGAGCATCGCGGATGATCACGCGTCACGTGCGGGTGAGGCGTACGACGTGACGGCGCACGTTGCCCGCTACACGCGCAGCGCGTACGACATGCGGCCGGTCGACTGTCTGCCGGACGCCGAGGCGGACACGGTTCGCGCTGCGCTGCGGCGGATTGACCGGCGCGCGATTCGCGCGAACGCGTGCGCGTCTCGCGCCCGGTACGACGCATGGTGCAACCCCCAGGATGACCCCGAGTACGCGCGACAGTGCGCCGAGCGTGCCCGGATTCTGGCGGACGCTGCGGAACGGGACGCTCGGCGCGCGGGTGAGCTGTTCGCGTACGCGGAGTACGCGACCGAGGCGGAGTTGTGGGCCGAGCGGGAGGCAGACAGGGAGCGTGAGCGCGCCGAGGCTGCCCGGATCGATGGCGGGTACGCACTCGGCGAGCCTCGCAAGGTCGAGGGAGACGCGCGCGCCACGCTGCCCGTTGGGTCTCTCGTGAACGTTCCGGGCCGCGGCTCTTGGGTGCGCGTGGTCCGGGTGCGGCTCGATGGGTCCGGCGCGTGCGTGGTCGACGGTACCGAGGTGATCGGCGACGTCCCGGGCCGCGGTCACGCCCGGGTGCCCGTCGACTACTCGACGCCGGACTCTGGCGCGTGGGTGGTGGCCCAGGTCGCCGGCGAGGGTGCGCCGGTCCGCGCGCGGACTGCGGTCGACGCTGCCCAGGGTGGGCCGACGGGCGAGACTGCCCCCGAGGGTGACCAGCGCGCGGAGGAGCCGCAATCCAGGGAACTTGACGCGGACACGTCAAAGAACGACTCGGCCCCCGGTGGGGAAGGGGGGTTTTCCCGGGAACTTGACGCGTACGCGTCAAAAGAGCGTCCGGCGGTGTTGCCTGACGTCGTGTCGGACCCCGGCGGGGTGGACGGGTGGGAGACCGACGGGGGCGCGGTCGAGGTGCTGCCGGTGATCTGCCACGGCAAGGGGGGCGGGGTGTTCCCGGTGGCGTTCCGTGGCCCGTATGAGGGCACGGTGCGGGTGTCGCGGGCGTGGCTGACGGAGCGTGCGCGCCGCGCGCTGACCGTGGCGCGTGAGCGGCTGACGGTGGCGGAGGAGTACGCGGAGACGTGCGCGGCGTGGCGGCGGGACGCGTACGACCTTCACCAGGAAGTACGCCGGTCGGCTGGTGTGCTGGGTGAGCGGGTGGCGGTGCATTACGAGACGTCCGGCGGGTGGTCGGAGCGTGCCCGCGAGGCGTCTTGGGCGGCGGACAGGCGGCGGATGGACGCGCGGGCCGCGGTCCGGCGGTGTGAGCGTGAGCTGTCCGGTTTGGAGGAGGAGGCCACGGAACCGGGGCGCCGGTCGCAGTCGGCGCGTGCGTTCCTCGCGCGTGCCGTGTCTGGGGATGTTCCGGCCGGTCGTGGGGCGTGGGTGTCCGCCGACGGCGGTACGGCGGTCATGTTCGAGCTTCCCGCCGATGCCGGGGTGAACCCGGACATGGAGCTCGCGCCGGGCATGGCGGAGCGTCGCGCGTTCGTGGATCTCCTCGCGGATGCCGTGTCGGCCCGTGACGAGGGGCGGGCGCTGATCGGGCGTGACCTCCCGTCGAAGAAGACGCACGGGCGTACGGGCGGGATTGAGAAGGGGCAGGCGTCAGCGTCGGTCAAGGCCCTTGTTCAGCTGTGGAAGGCGCCGAAGATCCCGGCGGCGGGTAAGGCGCCGACGGCGGCCCAGTTGGAGGACTGGCAGGACGGTTACGCGGGTGCGCCGGTCGTGGCGGAGACGGAGGCGGCGCCGGGTGTGTGGCTGCCTATGGCTGCCGTGGCGTTCGCCGAGACGGCGACGGCGAACGGGTGGACCGTCGCAATGCAGCGTCAGGGCGCCACGGTGACCGTGCGCGCTGGGGGGCGGGCCACGGGCAAGGTTCCGGGGGAAGTGCGCGCGGTGTGGTCGGCCGGTCTGTACGACGTGACCGCGTCGGGTGCATGGGTGGACGGGGTCCGGCTGGACATCGTGGCGACGCTCCACGCGGTGAACGCCACGATCTCTCAGGAGTGCAAGGCGCCGGGGGTTCTGGCCGAGGACGCGCGGCCGGACGCGCACGCGGATGCGGTCGACCTGGACGGGTGGGAGGGCGAGGGCGGAGCGCTCGCGCGGGAGGGCGGAGAGCTCCCCCCGCCGGCACCCCGTGACGAGATGTCCGCGCGGGCGGCTGACGTGGTGTCCGACCCGTCCGGGGTGGACGTGTGGGAGGCAGAGGGCGGCGCGGTGCCGGGCGTCGCCGTCCCTCGGGGGGTGGCGCAGTTCCGGGAACTTGACGCGAACACTTCAAAGAGCGACTCGACCCCCGGCGGGGAAGGGGGGCTTTCCCGGGAACTTGACGCGTGCGCGTCAAATATGACCCCGGGAGAGGAGGCCGAGGCGGCGGACATCGTCATTCGGCACACCCACGAAGACGGCACCACTGTGGAGGGCTCCGCCAGGGGTGACGGGGTGTGGGAAGCGTTGCGCTCGCTGGGCTGGACCTACCGGCGTACCCCGGGAATCTTCATCCGTGGCAGCCGCTACAAGGGCGCCGACCGGTGGAAGATCAACCGGGCTGCGGATGCGGTGCGCGCACTCGGCCTGTCGTGCGCTGTGGTGATCGAAGAAACCATGTCGTTCGCCGAGCGGGAGGCCGCCCGCGTGGATGCGGCCGAGGACCGGGCGCAGCGGTACGCGGACCGCGCCGGACGTGCGGCGGCATCGTCGCAGTCGGCGCGGGATACCTCGGACCGGATCGGCGAACGGTTCTGGATGGGGCAGCCGATCTTGGTGGGCCACCATTCGGAGGGGCGCGCCCGCAGGGATCAAGAGCGCATGCACAACGCGATGCGTAAGAGCATCGCCGAGGGCGAGCGGGCCGGTTACTGGGCATCCCGTGCGGCGGCGGCGGACGCGTACGAGCGGTACCGGAAGAACCCGGGGCGCACGCTGCGCCGTATCGAGAAGCTGGAGGCGGAGCGGCGCGGCGTTCTGCGGGAGCGGGACGGCGTTGACGACAAGGGCCGTACGGCTGATGTGTGGCGACGCGAGCCGTCCGAGGCGCGCCGGGAGGAGTTGACGCGCCGTCTGGCCGAGTACGACGAAGAACTGACGTACTGGGCGGAGACGATCAAGGAGGCGGAGCGGCGCGGCTTCAAGGTGTGGGGTCGGGCCGACTTCCTGAAGGGCGATTTCGTGCGGTGGCGGGGGTCCTGGTACGAGGTGACCCGGGTCAACGCCAAGACAGTGACCGTGCCGCACATCCACGCCGCGTATGACGGCGGCGCCGTCGGCGCCGTCGGCGGCTGCCGAGTGGTCACCCGCGCGGCAACAGCGGAGACCCGGCACAAGGGCAGCACGTACACGCTCCCCTATGACGAGGTGAGCGGGCGCATGTCGGCCGAGCAGATGCGGGCCGCCCTGGCGGGTGAGGAGATCCCCGCCGACCCGCGCGACGTCACCCCGGAGCCCGCTCCGGAGGCCGCCGAGGCGGAGCGGGCGGCCGAGCACCAGGACCAGGCCGCCCCGGCGCCGGTCGCGCCGGCGGCGATGGTGAGCGCTCCGGCTCCGGCCGGTGTGTCCGACCCCGGAACTGCGGCGGCGTGGGAGGGCGACGGCGGCGCCGTGCCGGGCGTCGCTGCCCCTCGGCCGGTGGCGCAGTTCCGGGAACTTGACGCGAACGCATCAAATGAGGGTGCGGCCCCCGGTGGGGTAGGGGGGTTTTCCCGGGAACTTGACGCGAACGCGTCAACCAATGCGGCGGGCAGTGCCGCCGAGGGGGCGCCGGTCGCTCCCGTGCCGCAGGACGGTGCGGCGCTGCGTGATGCGCTGATTGCTGCGCACGGCAACGAGGATGCGATGCGGGCGGCTGACTGGTGGTGCGACTCGCACTGTGTCACCTGCGCCGACGGCCGCGAGTGCGCCGACTGTGAGACGTGCACGGCGTTCGCCGCGCCGTGGCCTGCCCGCTGGGCGCGGCGTCGCGTCGCGGGCGCTCCGGAACGTCAGGTGCACATCTGCCACGGCCCCGGCGGCATGTCGGAGGGGCAGCGCCTCGCCCTGGGCGGCGACGACAGCGCAGACGTGGACGCGGTGGGAATCGAGATCGAGGCGGACGCGGCGGCGACGGCGCGCGCCGCCGGGTACACGATCATTCACGCGGACGTGCGCACGGTGGACCCGCGGCACCCCGTGCTGATGACGGTTGAGCGGCTGCACTTCTCCACGCCGTGCCCCACGATCAGCCGGGGCGGGAAGGGGTCGGGGGTCAAGCCCGCTGAGGTTGAGCGGTTCATGGACGTCATGTTTCACGCGGCGGAGTGGCTCGGGCACATCGAGGTTGAGGACGTGTGCCAGGACTACGGCGGCCCGCACGACTACGAGCCGCAGCAGGAAGGCGACAAGTACCGCGAGGCGGCATGGGACCCGGACGCGTACGAGGGTTCATGGCAGATGGTGTGCGGCACGCACGACGAGGACACCGACGAGTGCGGCGACGACTGCACGCAGTGGATCGAAACTCAGCACTGCATGAGTGGGCGCGCCGCCGCGGCGGGCACCCCGGATGAGTTCCGCGCCGCCGCGCTGGAGGCGTGCGCCGACCAGCGAACCGCGCTCATGGCGGAAGTTCTCCTGTGGCCCATGGTCATGATCAAGGGGGGCGGTGCTCTCCAGTCGGTGACCATGGAGCAGTCGGACAACCTCATGAAGTCTGCGGCCCCCCTGTGCGCGGCGATCGAAACCGAACTCCGCGAGTCGCTGGAGTTCGATTGGGTGTCGTTCCAGGTGGAATGCGCATCCCGGTACGGGGCCGCGTCGCGCCGGTCGCGTACGTGGATGGTCGCCGTACGCGACGGGGAGCCCGCGGGCGCCGTGTGCACGGCCGACCGTGACGAGGTGCGCGCCTATGAGGCCGGATTGTGGGGCGGCCGGAAGGACAAGATCCCCGCCAACCGGCCCGATATGGCGTACCGGGTTGACTTCCTGGGTGGACGTCAGCCGCTGCCCGCGCTCACCGTGGCGCAGGCGCTCGGGTGGGATTCCGGGCTGGTGGTGGACACGCGCGGCGTGCGCGGCATCGACCCCAAGACGGGCAGGCCCAAAGGCGGCGGCTCGTTCTCGGCTGACGTGGTGTCCCAGTGCGTCACCGCCACGTGGTACGGCGCCACCCTGCGGCGTGCGGACGAACCGCAGGGCTGCGCCTCCCTGGGGAAGGCGTTCACACAGCAACAGCTAGCGCTGTTGGTCGGCTTCCGGTGGGATTACCCCTGGCAGCACGTAGGGCGCGGGGTCGGCATCCGGAACATGGCGCAGATGGCGGCCGATGCGGTGTCGCCGTTCATGGGCATGGCCGTGACCGGTGCGACCGTCAAGCGCGCCCGACGCGTCTGGTACCGGCGCGCCCTGGCCTATCAGCGCGCCCTGTACGCGTTCGCGGAACAGCTCTGGACGGATGAACAGCGGGCCCTAGTCGCCGATCACGTGCGATCCGGGGACGTGCAGGCGCAGGCAGGCGCGCACGGGTTCCCGCGCGTCCAGGTGCCCCCGATGCTCCCCGCCCCGCCGGTCCGGCTCATGCTCGAACGCGGGCCCGTACGCCTCGAACTTCCCCCGGGGTCCCAGGTGCTCGCCGATACGCGGGTCACCCTCGACGGCCGCGCCCACGGCGCGGCGGCCCGTCCCTCGGCGCGCCGGGCGCCGGTGGCGGCGCCGGTCCGTGGGATGCTCGCCGCGGCCCCCGGGGCAGGGGGCGCGGCGCCGCGTGAGCCGCACTCGGCCGCGGCGGCGGCCCCTGTCGGCGGACCCCTGTCGGGTCCGGCCGAGGCCCGGGGGAACAGGGGTGTTCCCGCAGGTCACAGCACACGACAGGGCGCCACGCGACAGGGCACGCGACAGGGCACGCGACAACCGTCCGGGGGTGCAGAGCGGGCGTTGCCGACGGGCGGACTGGGGCGAACACTGCCGAGGAGTGGGGGGCGGGCGCCGCCCTCCTCGGCCCGGCCCCGGGCCGGTCGGGACAGGCGCCGGCACTTCCCCAGAACTTGA
- a CDS encoding TniQ family protein translates to MTDTAPSSAPLTTADLPIRVPLIHGETTASFLARTAAANGVDVPRLLAVLDDGLDLPDDGLDPQREEALLPAEALARLAALVEREPDQLSRALPSTHPDRVADVEAVRIEPWPEELAAAPLPACPLCMEPGAWLAATGHRWRPCPCGRRWLAGDDGGYLVDTGPVPELGRALHRHRQLVHRLGPVGDALLADAHQVMLWWWVSLPRRRGPGRELGKDVADLWHAREDTLGMTRHRRRAAPVVVYPEAVALAELMWKWEERRRKRGASPEAWVEAVVAELVPAGALSRQERAPLDYWLEQHRTEPAGKPSGRTAADRRWNRLPPLHRRPTEPGPFRAPSCLMWVYGLPLTSTTAVCPRCNGRAPSCRWVPYPGCTGLPRK, encoded by the coding sequence ATGACCGACACCGCCCCGTCGTCCGCACCGCTCACGACGGCTGACCTACCGATCCGCGTCCCGCTCATCCACGGCGAGACGACGGCCTCGTTCCTCGCCCGCACGGCCGCCGCCAACGGCGTTGACGTTCCCCGCCTCCTGGCCGTCCTCGACGACGGCCTCGACCTCCCCGACGACGGCCTCGACCCGCAGCGGGAGGAGGCCCTCCTCCCCGCCGAGGCCCTCGCCCGGCTCGCCGCCCTCGTCGAGCGGGAACCCGACCAACTGTCCCGCGCCCTCCCCAGCACCCACCCGGACCGCGTCGCCGACGTCGAGGCCGTACGCATCGAGCCGTGGCCCGAGGAGCTCGCCGCCGCTCCCCTCCCGGCCTGCCCCCTGTGCATGGAACCCGGGGCGTGGCTCGCCGCCACCGGCCACCGTTGGCGGCCGTGCCCCTGCGGCCGTCGGTGGCTCGCCGGGGATGACGGCGGATACCTCGTCGACACCGGTCCCGTCCCCGAGCTCGGCCGGGCACTGCACCGACACCGACAACTCGTCCACCGCCTCGGACCGGTCGGTGACGCCCTCCTCGCGGACGCCCATCAGGTCATGCTCTGGTGGTGGGTCTCCCTCCCCCGCCGCCGCGGCCCCGGCCGAGAGCTCGGGAAGGACGTCGCCGACCTCTGGCACGCACGCGAGGACACCCTCGGCATGACCCGGCACCGCCGCCGGGCCGCACCGGTCGTCGTCTACCCCGAGGCCGTCGCTCTCGCCGAGCTCATGTGGAAGTGGGAGGAGCGGCGCAGGAAGCGCGGAGCCTCCCCCGAGGCGTGGGTCGAGGCCGTCGTCGCCGAGCTCGTTCCCGCCGGCGCACTCTCGCGGCAGGAACGCGCACCCCTCGACTACTGGCTAGAGCAGCACCGGACCGAACCCGCCGGGAAGCCATCGGGCCGCACGGCCGCCGACCGCCGATGGAACCGGCTCCCGCCCCTGCACCGACGGCCGACCGAACCCGGCCCCTTCCGGGCGCCCTCCTGCCTCATGTGGGTCTACGGCCTGCCCCTGACGTCCACCACGGCCGTATGCCCGCGCTGCAACGGCCGCGCGCCGAGCTGCCGATGGGTGCCCTACCCCGGGTGCACTGGCCTGCCCCGGAAGTAG
- a CDS encoding ParB/RepB/Spo0J family partition protein, producing the protein MTDQTSHVELAERMDQEETAPEGRWMPLAECALNPRNPRDNGLPDDLSDLEGIQERQLQSCLAITVGAYLRLWPADRQHFEAGANVVIINGNRRRRAAEKYGRINLYVVTDDTIATSRADVMRAAYDENTKRRDFDPIEEALAVVGIVAEYATAKDAAAAQGWSQPWISHRKNLLKIHPVLQEEVRARARGEEGLSINVARRLGAVKGISGMELGAQRQALAELLRADAEASKERKAVRRRARKNSDKPAPNPGPQPSESTPTEPSKAPAGAGDSSSAGPEFSAENSNGVVLPEQRAAVEAAPAGEETAGGGQREPEASPAGVPITTHVPAPVAAVFKQVADHLSHGHRVPVAVADVVGLVLEYAARNGVPPLPALSVRVESRYGEQLGDGGARFEWRPAGAETVRTAERQPKGHPASGFVNPLCAAPIRPNGQPCDRLVIWKVQDPERGTFYYCDTDLPAEDVPPGIWRG; encoded by the coding sequence ATGACTGACCAGACGTCGCATGTCGAGTTGGCCGAGCGCATGGACCAGGAAGAGACGGCCCCCGAAGGGCGTTGGATGCCCCTCGCCGAGTGCGCACTCAACCCCCGCAATCCCCGAGACAACGGCCTCCCCGACGACCTGTCCGACCTCGAAGGAATCCAGGAGCGGCAGCTCCAAAGCTGTCTTGCCATCACGGTTGGCGCCTATCTGCGTCTGTGGCCGGCAGACCGGCAGCACTTCGAGGCCGGGGCCAACGTCGTGATCATCAACGGCAACCGGCGCCGACGCGCGGCCGAGAAGTACGGGCGCATCAACCTGTACGTCGTCACTGACGACACGATCGCGACGAGTCGCGCGGACGTGATGAGGGCGGCGTACGACGAGAACACGAAGCGACGCGACTTCGACCCGATCGAGGAGGCCCTCGCCGTCGTGGGGATCGTGGCGGAGTACGCGACCGCCAAGGATGCCGCTGCGGCACAGGGTTGGTCTCAGCCGTGGATCTCGCACCGAAAGAACCTGCTCAAGATTCATCCCGTACTTCAGGAGGAGGTACGGGCCAGGGCCCGCGGCGAGGAGGGCCTTTCGATCAACGTCGCTCGGCGCCTCGGCGCCGTGAAGGGGATCAGCGGCATGGAGCTCGGCGCACAGCGCCAGGCCCTCGCCGAGCTCCTTCGCGCCGACGCTGAAGCGAGCAAGGAACGGAAGGCCGTCCGGCGCAGGGCCCGCAAGAACTCCGACAAGCCTGCCCCGAACCCGGGCCCACAGCCTTCCGAGTCAACACCGACGGAGCCCTCGAAGGCACCCGCCGGGGCCGGTGACTCCTCGTCGGCGGGCCCGGAATTTTCCGCGGAAAACTCGAACGGGGTGGTACTGCCCGAGCAGCGGGCCGCCGTCGAGGCCGCGCCGGCGGGCGAGGAGACGGCGGGCGGCGGGCAGCGTGAGCCCGAGGCGTCTCCCGCGGGCGTACCGATCACGACCCATGTCCCGGCCCCTGTGGCGGCCGTGTTCAAGCAGGTAGCCGATCACCTCTCGCACGGCCACCGCGTGCCGGTCGCAGTGGCGGACGTCGTCGGCCTGGTCCTGGAGTACGCGGCGCGCAACGGCGTGCCCCCTCTCCCGGCCCTGTCCGTCCGGGTCGAGAGCCGCTACGGCGAACAGCTCGGCGACGGGGGCGCACGGTTCGAGTGGCGCCCTGCCGGAGCGGAGACCGTTCGGACGGCCGAGCGGCAACCCAAGGGACATCCGGCGTCCGGCTTCGTCAATCCGCTGTGCGCGGCGCCGATCCGCCCGAACGGCCAGCCGTGCGACAGGCTCGTGATCTGGAAGGTTCAGGACCCCGAGCGCGGCACGTTCTACTACTGCGACACCGACCTCCCCGCCGAGGACGTTCCGCCCGGCATCTGGCGCGGCTAG
- a CDS encoding ParA family protein, whose amino-acid sequence MFIATISPRSTGKTTIMAWLLHALHERGYPVTGFDADESEQLYRWWEARPDGSYPFEVHRLANGRFHEEAPRLLPDGHIGGVDCGHLENHAGIGWSVLRVADLAIVACAATNSDVERMEELPMDHFINQVIPKRADKKKPNTWVLLCRVQPGSTVQPKGIRKGLMADEWNVFTTMIPSIQLYASTAEGVPIKAAGSAFDELVTEMEHRGLISK is encoded by the coding sequence ATGTTCATTGCCACCATCTCCCCCCGTTCGACGGGGAAGACGACGATCATGGCGTGGCTGTTGCATGCGCTACATGAACGCGGCTATCCCGTCACCGGGTTCGACGCTGACGAATCCGAGCAGTTGTACCGCTGGTGGGAGGCACGCCCCGACGGTAGTTACCCCTTCGAGGTTCACCGTCTCGCCAACGGCCGGTTCCATGAGGAGGCTCCGAGGCTGTTGCCCGACGGGCACATTGGCGGTGTCGACTGCGGCCACTTGGAGAATCACGCGGGAATCGGCTGGAGCGTCCTTCGTGTCGCGGACCTCGCCATCGTCGCGTGCGCTGCGACCAACAGCGACGTCGAGCGTATGGAAGAACTTCCGATGGACCACTTCATCAACCAAGTCATTCCGAAGCGCGCGGATAAGAAGAAGCCCAACACATGGGTGTTGCTGTGCCGTGTCCAGCCGGGCAGCACTGTGCAGCCAAAGGGCATCCGCAAGGGTCTGATGGCTGACGAGTGGAACGTCTTCACGACCATGATCCCGTCGATTCAGTTGTACGCGAGCACCGCCGAGGGAGTACCGATCAAGGCGGCCGGGTCGGCGTTCGACGAGCTCGTGACGGAGATGGAACACCGGGGGCTGATCAGCAAGTGA